A DNA window from Pyrus communis chromosome 3, drPyrComm1.1, whole genome shotgun sequence contains the following coding sequences:
- the LOC137728263 gene encoding uncharacterized protein, giving the protein MAVVLHYVDNKGQVIERFMGVQHVTETTSSKLKESIEEFLKLHDLSYSNLRGQALVAIAKKNSDVASFFTLTNRLVNVVGCLHKRRDAPREKQQENLMKVIENDCLERGQGLNQETSLKRAGDTRWDSHYGALISLITMFSSVMDMLDMIVEDCYNDSVGEAKMLLKDLQFLSLCPSSF; this is encoded by the exons ATGGCGGTGGTTTTGCATTATGTGGACAACAAAGGTCAAGTAATTGAAAGGTTCATGGGAGTTCAACATGTTACCGAAACAACTTCAAGTAAACTAAAGGAGTCCATTGAAGAGTTCTTGAAACTACATGATTTGAGCTACTCCAACCTACGAGGTCAAG CTCTTGTTGCCATAGCAAAGAAAAACTCCGATGTTGCTTCTTTTTTCACATTGACTAATCGTTTGGTGAATGTTGTTGGATGCTTACATAAGCGTCGTGATGCACCTAGAGAGAAACAACAAGAAAATCTCATGAAAGTTATTGAAAATGATTGTCTTGAAAGGGGGCAAGGATTAAATCAAGAAACTAGTCTCAAACGTGCTGGGGATACACGGTGGGATTCACATTATGGtgctttgattagtttgattacaATGTTCTCATCTGTGATGGATATGCTtgacatgattgttgaagattGCTACAATGATAGTGTTGGTGAAGCAAAAATGTTATTAAAAGATTTACAATTTTTGAGTTTGTGCCCCTCCTCTTTTTGA
- the LOC137728917 gene encoding uncharacterized protein: protein MPKKMGVNSKAEAAKARKSSTEAERKERETREKDEQYWREAEGSKSRAAKKREEEAEKRAEAAARKAEARRLAELEEKELEKAAKKPDKKVGRVTIPVPKVTEAELRRRKEEEQAALEKKSDEVKKKQSRTAEEEEYERMVVVENKNRDDSFIEARSVEEAVAKMSVSESLPVDRHPERRLKASFKAFEEAELPRLKEEKPGLTHNQYKDMIWKLWKKSPDNPLNQLAE, encoded by the exons ATGCCGAAAAAGATGGGTGTGAACAGCAAGGCGGAGGCCGCCAAGGCTCGGAAGAGCTCCACCGAAGCCGAGCGCAAGGAGCGCGAGACTCGCGAGAAGGACGAGCAGTACTGGCGCGAGGCGGAGGGCAGCAAGTCCCGCGCGGCCAAGAAGCGCgaggaagaagccgagaagCGGGCGGAGGCCGCCGCGCGGAAAGCCGAGGCCCGCCGATTGGCGGAGCTGGAGGAGAAGGAGCTCGAAAAGGCGGCAAAGAAGCCCGATAAGAAGGTCGGCCGAGTCACGATCCCGGTTCCTAAGGTGACTGAGGCCGAGCTGAGACGGCGGAAAGAGGAGGAGCAGGCGGCGTTGGAGAAGAAATCGGATGAGGTGAAGAAGAAGCAGAGCCGTACGGCCGAGGAGGAGGAGTATGAGAGGATGGTGGTGGTAGAGAATAAGAATCGGGATGATTCGTTTATTGAGGCTAGGTCGGTGGAGGAGGCGGTTGCGAAGATGTCCGTGTCGGAGAGCTTGCCGGTGGATCGGCACCCGGAGAGGAGGCTCAAGGCTTCGTTTAAG GCTTTTGAAGAAGCTGAGCTCCCGAGGCTGAAGGAAGAGAAACCAGGTCTTACTCACAACCAATACAAGGATATGATATGGAAGCTTTGGAAGAAATCTCCGGATAATCCTCTAAATCAG CTTGCTGAGTGA
- the LOC137728919 gene encoding GDSL esterase/lipase At5g55050-like — MANKSWVVLSLVLCVAVAVAVVSASDPGLQLIFVLGDSTADVGTNNFLPTSMARADFPHNGIDFPCSKPTGRFSNGLNSADFLAQMLGRKRSPPPFLSLNATSLRKKRFSGANFASGGSGLLDKTGKTSLTLMKFGTPVKTPVVAPSGNQKNVVSLTEQIQQFATVKKNLTAIKGGRRVTDKSLFLISIGSNDLFGYYHSNRSFPKEEFLSSLVLAYENHLKSLIDLGARKFGIISVAPIGCCPSQRIHNTTGGCLEGLNELAIAFHARLDALMLKLSSECKDIKYALGNAFEMTINVIQNPFPFNFTQVEAACCGAGKLNAESFCIPSAKLCSNRDNYLFWDLFHPTQAASKLAAVTLYTGGAQFVTPINFAQLAKA; from the exons ATGGCAAACAAGTCATGGGTTGTTCTTTCTCTGGTCCTATGTGTGGCTGTGGCTGTGGCTGTTGTTAGTGCATCAGACCCAGGTCTGCAACTAATCTTCGTACTAGGGGACTCAACTGCTGACGTTGGAACCAATAACTTCTTGCCCACCAGCATGGCTAGGGCTGACTTTCCTCATAATGGCATTGACTTTCCTTGCTCAAAACCCACTGGAAGGTTCAGCAATGGCCTCAATAGTGCTGATTTTCTTG CTCAGATGCTTGGTCGCAAGAGAAGTCCGCCgccttttctttctctcaacGCGACGTCTCTTCGCAAGAAGAGGTTTAGTGGTGCTAACTTTGCGTCTGGAGGGTCAGGCCTTCTTGACAAAACTGGAAAAACATCG CTGACTCTGATGAAGTTTGGAACACCAGTGAAAACTCCGGTTGTTGCCCCATCCGGCAATCAAAAAAATGTTGTGTCATTAACAGAGCAGATACAACAATTTGCCACTGTCAAGAAAAATCTTACTGCCATAAAAGGGGGGAGGAGAGTAACTGATAAGTCTTTGTTCCTCATCAGCATCGGTAGCAATGACCTTTTCGGATATTACCACTCAAACAGGTCCTTTCCAAAGGAAGAGTTCTTATCTTCATTAGTGCTTGCTTATGAGAACCACCTGAAG AGCTTAATCGATCTTGGAGCGAGGAAATTTGGCATCATTAGCGTTGCCCCCATTGGATGCTGCCCAtctcaaaggattcacaacacTACCGGCGGATGTTTGGAGGGTTTGAACGAGCTTGCAATAGCTTTCCATGCAAGGTTGGATGCTCTAATGTTGAAGCTCAGCTCCGAATGCAAGGACATCAAGTATGCACTTGGGAATGCATTTGAAATGACAATAAATGTCATCCAGAATCCTTTTCCATTCA ATTTTACGCAGGTGGAAGCTGCATGTTGCGGAGCTGGGAAGCTCAACGCTGAATCCTTCTGCATTCCAAGTGCCAAACTTTGCTCGAATCGCGACAACTACTTGTTCTGGGATTTATTTCATCCAACACAGGCTGCTTCTAAGTTAGCAGCTGTAACCCTCTACACTGGTGGAGCACAATTCGTAACCCCGATTAATTTTGCTCAGTTGGCCAAGGCTTAA
- the LOC137728918 gene encoding L-ascorbate oxidase homolog, translating to MLLKFLAVIVLVLGLVSAEDPYRFFDWNVTYGDIYPLGVRQQGILINGQFPGPEIYSVTNDNLIINVHNSLPEPFLISWHGVQQRRNSYQDGVYGTTCAIPPGQNFTYTLQVKDQIGSFYYFPSLAFHKAAGGFGAIKILSRPLIPVPFPEPAGDYSILIGDWYKTDHKVLKTILDRGHRLAFPDGVIINGRGPSGTTFTFEQGKTYRLRISNVGLQNSLNFRIQGHTLKLVEVEGTHTLQTTYDSLDIHVGQSYSVLVTVDQAPQDYYIVVSTRFTSTVLTSTAIFHYSNSASQVSGPIPGAPTQTDWSISQARSIRTNLTASGPRPNPQGSYHYGLVNVSRTIRLESSAAQVSGKQRYAVNSVSFIPADTPLKLADHFKIDGVFKVGSISDNPTGQSMYLDTSVMGADFRAFVEIVFENKENIMQSFHLDGYSFWVVGMDGGQWTPASRNEYNLRDAVSRSTTQVYPMSWTAIYIALDNVGMWNVRSEFWARQYLGQQFYLRVYSPVESPRDEYPIPRNALLCGRAAGRTTSP from the exons ATGCTGCTCAAATTTCTAGCTGtcattgttttggttttgggtctTGTGAGTGCCGAGGATCCTTACCGGTTCTTCGATTGGAATGTAACTTATGGTGACATATATCCGCTCGGAGTTCGTCAACAG GGGATTCTTATTAATGGTCAGTTTCCAGGGCCGGAAATCTATTCCGTCACCAATGACAACCTTATTATCAATGTCCACAACAGCTTGCCGGAGCCCTTCCTCATTTCATG GCACGGAGTGCAACAAAGGAGAAACTCGTACCAAGATGGAGTGTATGGAACCACTTGCGCTATCCCACCAGGCCAGAACTTCACCTACACACTACAAGTGAAGGACCAAATTGGAAGCTTCTACTACTTCCCATCTCTTGCCTTCCACAAAGCAGCCGGTGGATTTGGAGCCATTAAAATCCTCAGCAGGCCCTTGATCCCAGTCCCATTCCCGGAACCAGCTGGAGATTACTCCATTCTTATTGGAGATTGGTACAAGACTGATCACAAG GTGTTAAAGACCATTCTAGATCGTGGTCACAGGCTTGCCTTCCCAGATGGTGTTATAATCAATGGACGTGGACCAAGTGGTACAACTTTCACATTTGAACAAGGTAAAACCTACAGGCTTAGAATATCAAACGTTGGGCTCCAGAACTCTCTGAACTTCAGAATTCAGGGACACACATTGAAGCTGGTTGAGGTTGAAGGGACCCACACTCTCCAGACTACTTACGATTCGCTTGATATCCACGTGGGTCAATCCTACTCTGTTCTCGTCACAGTAGATCAGGCCCCTCAGGACTACTACATTGTTGTTTCAACTCGTTTTACCAGCACGGTCCTCACCAGCACTGCAATTTTTCACTACAGTAACTCTGCCAGTCAAGTTTCAGGCCCAATTCCTGGTGCTCCCACCCAAACTGACTGGTCTATTAGCCAGGCCCGCTCCATTAG GACTAATTTGACAGCAAGTGGACCAAGACCAAACCCACAAGGCTCCTACCACTATGGTCTTGTGAATGTGAGCAGAACAATCAGGCTAGAGAGCTCAGCAGCTCAAGTAAGTGGGAAGCAAAGATATGCAGTGAACAGCGTATCTTTCATCCCAGCTGACACGCCATTGAAGCTTGCAGACCACTTCAAGATTGATGGAGTTTTCAAGGTTGGAAGCATCTCAGATAATCCGACTGGCCAAAGCATGTACCTTGACACTTCAGTCATGGGTGCTGATTTTAGGGCTTTTGTTGAGATTGTGTTTGAGAACAAAGAAAATATTATGCAAAGCTTTCACTTGGATGGTTACTCCTTCTGGGTTGTTGG AATGGATGGAGGTCAATGGACACCGGCTAGTCGGAATGAATATAACCTTAGAGATGCAGTGTCAAGAAGTACCACACAG GTGTATCCAATGTCATGGACTGCAATTTACATTGCATTGGACAACGTTGGTATGTGGAACGTGAGGAGTGAGTTTTGGGCAAGGCAATACCTTGGACAACAATTTTACCTTCGAGTTTACTCGCCTGTGGAGTCACCTAGGGATGAGTACCCAATTCCCAGAAATGCCCTTCTTTGTGGTAGGGCTGCCGGCAGAACAACTAGTCCTTAA